Proteins encoded by one window of Mastacembelus armatus chromosome 23, fMasArm1.2, whole genome shotgun sequence:
- the grip1 gene encoding glutamate receptor-interacting protein 1 isoform X4, with protein sequence MPGWKKNIPACLQPDQEGDEGPYTKHSAGSRPPDGALAIRRQSIPDEFRGCSVVELMKKEGTTLGLTVSGGIDKDGKPRVSNLRQGGIAARSDQLNVGDYIRSVNGINLAKFRHDEIISLLKNVGERVVLEVEYELPPVSVQGSGVMFKNVEVTLHKEGNSFGFVIRGGAHEDRNKSRPIVITTIRPGGPADREGTIKPGDRLLSIDGIRLHGSTLSEAMSILKQCGQEATLLIEYDVSVMDSVATASGPLLVEVAKATGSSLGVALSTSMFCNKQVIIIDKVKPASIADRCGALHAGDHILSVDGKSMEFCSLAEATQLLSASCQTVRMEILPQHQARPALNAPQHVKVQRSPRPLPWETGSSAPILPPYHYNTYHPDQSAGRSHNRHTNNPPLSHSFSPGSMSAYSLSSLNMSTLPRNMYPTSPRGTLMRKKGKKKDFKSSLSLASSTVGLAGQVVHTETTEVMLLGDGIMGFGLQLQGGVFATETLSSPPLIAYIDPDSPAERCGILQIGDRILSINGVPTEDSTLEETNQLLRDSSITAQLTLEIEFDVAESVIPSSGTFHVKLPKKPGVELGITISSPSNRKPGDPLIISDIKKGSVAHRTGTLELGDKLLAIDNIRVENCSMEEAVQILQQCEELVKLKIRKDEDNSDEQEVSGSIIYTVELQRYGGPLGITISGTEEPFDPIIISSLSKGGLAERTGAIHVGDRILAINSSSLKGKPLSEAISLLQQAGETVTLKIKKQGELSSPKSCVIGPGLGSGVGLGQENQDGEEEPVVMVAPRSSQRAFSTLPSVDSAVESWDGSNVDSSFTTPAPPFQSSPYSFHEWRNTKTTNSQSSSSNRQKANPLSDLGLSDDEWDRPPLGGFTVGHDGTEPDQEENFWSQALEDLETCGQSGILRELEATIMSGSTLSLNHDPTPMRSTLGRQASFQERSSSRPQVTPRSNTLPSDPQRRAFAMRKMRQEVNDILNQNPVELHKLTLEKATDLEDFGFSVSDGLLDRGVYINNIRPGGPAEQGGLRAFDRILQINHVRTRDFDCCLVVPLIAESPNRLELVISRNPTSSSTLANHTDGTTNSSHSPQPVGSELGPSELSIGPGEDGGPIKWNQPGDGLGVGLGVGLGVSQVNNSSL encoded by the exons ATGAGGGGCCATACACCAAACACTCTGCTGGGTCGAGACCTCCAGACGGAGCGTTGGCCATCAGGAGGCAGAGTATACCAG ACGAGTTTCGGGGCTGCTCTGTGGTGGAGCTGATGAAGAAAGAGGGCACGACGCTTGGACTGACGGTGTCAGGAGGCATCGACAAGGATGGGAAACCCCGGGTTTCAAACCTGCGACAGGGAGGCATCGCTGCCAG GAGCGACCAGTTGAACGTCGGCGACTACATCCGCTCCGTCAACGGCATCAACTTGGCCAAGTTCAGACACGACGAAATCATCAGTCTGCTGAAGAACGTTGGTGAGCGAGTTGTCCTGGAGGTGGAGTACGAACTGCCACCTGTCT CGGTGCAGGGGTCAGGGGTCATGTTTAAGAACGTGGAGGTTACGCTTCACAAAGAAGGAAACAGCTTCGGCTTTGTTATCAGAG GGGGGGCCCATGAAGACAGGAACAAGTCTCGGCCCATAGTAATAACAACAATCAGGCCAGGTGGACCGGCCGACAG AGAAGGGACCATCAAACCGGGCGATCGGTTGCTAAGCATCGACGGGATTCGTCTCCATGGCAGCACGCTGTCCGAGGCCATGAGCATCCTGAAACAGTGCGGACAGGAAGCGACGCTGCTGATTGAGTACGATGTCTCAGTGATGG ACTCGGTTGCTACGGCATCTGGACCACTGCTTGTTGAGGTTGCCAAAGCAACAGGCTCCAGTTTGGGCGTGGCTCTATCCACCTCCATGTTCTGCAACAAGCAGGTCATCATCATCGACAAGGTCAAACCAGCCAGCATCGCGGACAG gtgtggtGCTCTTCATGCAGGGGATCATATTCTGTCCGTCGATGGGAAGTCGATGGAGTTTTGTTCTCTGGCTGAAGCCACTCAGCTGCTCTCTGCCTCCTGTCAGACCGTCCGCATGGAGATCCTGCCACAACACCAGGCCCGACCGGCCCTGAACGCTCCACAGCACG tcaAGGTGCAGCGTAGTCCTCGTCCCCTCCCCTGGGAGACAGGAAGCTCCGCCCCCATCCTCCCCCCTTACCACTACAACACATACCACCCTGACCAATCAGCTGGCAGATCGCACAACCGCCATACAAACAACCCTC ctctcagTCACTCGTTCTCTCCTGGCTCCATGTCAGCTTATAGTCTCTCGTCCCTCAACATGAGCACCCTGCCCAGGAACATGTATCCCACAAGTCCACGGGGCACGCTGATGAGGAAGAAGGGCAAGAAGAAGGACTTCAAAAGCTCCT TGTCTCTTGCGTCCAGCACCGTCGGCCTCGCCGGTCAGGTTGTTCACACAGAAACCACGGAGGTGATGTTGCTAGGAGACGGCATTATGGGGTTCGGCCTGCAGCTGCAGGGTGGAGTCTTCGCCACGGAAACGCTGTCCTCTCCGCCGCTCATCGCTTACATCGACCCAGACAGCCCAGCTGAAAG GTGTGGGATCCTGCAGATCGGGGACAGGATTTTATCCATAAATGGAGTTCCTACTGAGGACTCCACCCTAGAAGAAACCAATCAGCTGCTCAGAGACTCGTCCATCACGGCTCAGCTCACACTGGAGATCGAGTTTGATGTGGCCG AGTCGGTTATTCCCAGCTCTGGGACGTTCCACGTGAAGCTGCCGAAGAAGCCCGGGGTGGAGCTGGGAATCACCATCAGCT ctccGTCCAACAGGAAACCAGGAGATCCTCTGATCATCTCCGACATCAAGAAAGGCAGCGTCGCACACAG GACGGGGACGTTGGAGCTCGGAGACAAGCTGCTGGCCATCGACAACATCCGGGTGGAGAACTGCTCGATGGAGGAGGCTGTTCAGATCCTGCAGCAGTGTGAGGAGCTGGTCAAACTGAAGATCCGCAAAGACGAAGACAACTCAG ATGAACAGGAAGTGTCCGGCAGCATCATCTACACGGTGGAGCTGCAGCGGTACGGAGGCCCGCTGGGAATCACCATCTCCGGCACAGAGGAGCCGTTTGACCCCATTATCATCTCCTCACTGAGCAAGGGGGGGCTGGCAGAGAG GACCGGTGCCATCCATGTCGGCGATCGTATTCTGGCgatcaacagcagcagcctgaagGGGAAACCTCTGAGTGAAGCCATCAGTCTGCTGCAGCAGGCAGGAGAGACGGTCACACTGAAGATCAAGAAGCAGGGAGAAC TGTCAAGCCCCAAGTCCTGTGTGATTGGTCCAGGCCTGGGGTCAGGGGTGGGGCTAGGCCAGGAGAACCAGGATGGGGAGGAGGAGCCTGTCGTCATGGTCGCTCCTCGATCGAGTCAGCGAGCGTTCAGCACACTGCCATCTGTTGACAGCGCTGTGGAATCCTGGGACGGATCCAACGTGGACAGCAGCTTCACCACACCGG CGCCACCATTTCAGTCGTCCCCGTACAGTTTCCACGAGTGGCGCAACACCAAGACAACCAACAGCCAGTCATCATCCTCCAATCGCCAGAAAGCCAATCCGCTGTCAGATCTGGGTTTGAGTGATGACGAATGGGACCGCCCACCGCTCGGAGg GTTCACCGTGGGCCACGACGGGACAGAACCGGACCAGGAGGAGAACTTCTGGTCTCAGGCTCTTGAGGATCTGGAAACCTGCGGCCAGAGTGGCATCCTCAGAGAGCTGGAG GCAACCATCATGTCAGGCTCCACTCTGAGTCTGAACCATGACCCCACACCCATGCGCAGCACTCTAGGACGCCAGGCGAGTTTCCAGGAACGCAGCAGTTCCAGACCACAG GTCACGCCTCGATCCAACACGTTGCCCTCTGACCCCCAGCGTCGAGCCTTTGCCATGAGGAAGATGAGGCAGGAAGTCAATGACATCCTAAACCAGAACCCTGTGGAGCTCCACAAG tTGACTCTAGAGAAGGCAACAGACCTGGAGGATTTTGGTTTCAGCGTTTCAGACGGTTTGTTGGACCGTGGCGTTTACATTAACAACATCCGACCGGGAGGCCCTGCAGAGCAGGGCGGCCTCCGAGCCTTTGACCGAATACTACAG ATTAACCACGTGCGAACCAGGGACTTTGACTGCTGCCTCGTTGTTCCTTTGATCGCAGAGTCTCCAAATCGATTGGAGCTCGTCATCAGTCGAaaccccacctcctcctccacgcTGGCCAATCACACAGATGGTACCACCAACAGTAGCCACTCCCCTCAGCCAGTTGGCAGTGAGCTGGGACCATCAGAGCTTTCTATTGGCCCAGGAGAGGATGGTGGTCCAATCAAGTGGAACCAACCAGGAGATGGGCTAGGGGTGGGGCTTGGGGTGGGGCTTGGGGTGAGTCAGGTGAATAATAGTTCCTTATAG
- the grip1 gene encoding glutamate receptor-interacting protein 1 isoform X3 has translation MYFCSRSAVMSDDDDEGPYTKHSAGSRPPDGALAIRRQSIPDEFRGCSVVELMKKEGTTLGLTVSGGIDKDGKPRVSNLRQGGIAARSDQLNVGDYIRSVNGINLAKFRHDEIISLLKNVGERVVLEVEYELPPVSVQGSGVMFKNVEVTLHKEGNSFGFVIRGGAHEDRNKSRPIVITTIRPGGPADREGTIKPGDRLLSIDGIRLHGSTLSEAMSILKQCGQEATLLIEYDVSVMDSVATASGPLLVEVAKATGSSLGVALSTSMFCNKQVIIIDKVKPASIADRCGALHAGDHILSVDGKSMEFCSLAEATQLLSASCQTVRMEILPQHQARPALNAPQHVKVQRSPRPLPWETGSSAPILPPYHYNTYHPDQSAGRSHNRHTNNPPLSHSFSPGSMSAYSLSSLNMSTLPRNMYPTSPRGTLMRKKGKKKDFKSSLSLASSTVGLAGQVVHTETTEVMLLGDGIMGFGLQLQGGVFATETLSSPPLIAYIDPDSPAERCGILQIGDRILSINGVPTEDSTLEETNQLLRDSSITAQLTLEIEFDVAESVIPSSGTFHVKLPKKPGVELGITISSPSNRKPGDPLIISDIKKGSVAHRTGTLELGDKLLAIDNIRVENCSMEEAVQILQQCEELVKLKIRKDEDNSDEQEVSGSIIYTVELQRYGGPLGITISGTEEPFDPIIISSLSKGGLAERTGAIHVGDRILAINSSSLKGKPLSEAISLLQQAGETVTLKIKKQGELSSPKSCVIGPGLGSGVGLGQENQDGEEEPVVMVAPRSSQRAFSTLPSVDSAVESWDGSNVDSSFTTPAPPFQSSPYSFHEWRNTKTTNSQSSSSNRQKANPLSDLGLSDDEWDRPPLGGFTVGHDGTEPDQEENFWSQALEDLETCGQSGILRELEESGKETRLPTLATIMSGSTLSLNHDPTPMRSTLGRQASFQERSSSRPQVTPRSNTLPSDPQRRAFAMRKMRQEVNDILNQNPVELHKLTLEKATDLEDFGFSVSDGLLDRGVYINNIRPGGPAEQGGLRAFDRILQINHVRTRDFDCCLVVPLIAESPNRLELVISRNPTSSSTLANHTDGTTNSSHSPQPVGSELGPSELSIGPGEDGGPIKWNQPGDGLGVGLGVGLGVSQVNNSSL, from the exons ATGTATTTTTGTAGTAGAAGCGCTGTTATGTCTGATGATGACG ATGAGGGGCCATACACCAAACACTCTGCTGGGTCGAGACCTCCAGACGGAGCGTTGGCCATCAGGAGGCAGAGTATACCAG ACGAGTTTCGGGGCTGCTCTGTGGTGGAGCTGATGAAGAAAGAGGGCACGACGCTTGGACTGACGGTGTCAGGAGGCATCGACAAGGATGGGAAACCCCGGGTTTCAAACCTGCGACAGGGAGGCATCGCTGCCAG GAGCGACCAGTTGAACGTCGGCGACTACATCCGCTCCGTCAACGGCATCAACTTGGCCAAGTTCAGACACGACGAAATCATCAGTCTGCTGAAGAACGTTGGTGAGCGAGTTGTCCTGGAGGTGGAGTACGAACTGCCACCTGTCT CGGTGCAGGGGTCAGGGGTCATGTTTAAGAACGTGGAGGTTACGCTTCACAAAGAAGGAAACAGCTTCGGCTTTGTTATCAGAG GGGGGGCCCATGAAGACAGGAACAAGTCTCGGCCCATAGTAATAACAACAATCAGGCCAGGTGGACCGGCCGACAG AGAAGGGACCATCAAACCGGGCGATCGGTTGCTAAGCATCGACGGGATTCGTCTCCATGGCAGCACGCTGTCCGAGGCCATGAGCATCCTGAAACAGTGCGGACAGGAAGCGACGCTGCTGATTGAGTACGATGTCTCAGTGATGG ACTCGGTTGCTACGGCATCTGGACCACTGCTTGTTGAGGTTGCCAAAGCAACAGGCTCCAGTTTGGGCGTGGCTCTATCCACCTCCATGTTCTGCAACAAGCAGGTCATCATCATCGACAAGGTCAAACCAGCCAGCATCGCGGACAG gtgtggtGCTCTTCATGCAGGGGATCATATTCTGTCCGTCGATGGGAAGTCGATGGAGTTTTGTTCTCTGGCTGAAGCCACTCAGCTGCTCTCTGCCTCCTGTCAGACCGTCCGCATGGAGATCCTGCCACAACACCAGGCCCGACCGGCCCTGAACGCTCCACAGCACG tcaAGGTGCAGCGTAGTCCTCGTCCCCTCCCCTGGGAGACAGGAAGCTCCGCCCCCATCCTCCCCCCTTACCACTACAACACATACCACCCTGACCAATCAGCTGGCAGATCGCACAACCGCCATACAAACAACCCTC ctctcagTCACTCGTTCTCTCCTGGCTCCATGTCAGCTTATAGTCTCTCGTCCCTCAACATGAGCACCCTGCCCAGGAACATGTATCCCACAAGTCCACGGGGCACGCTGATGAGGAAGAAGGGCAAGAAGAAGGACTTCAAAAGCTCCT TGTCTCTTGCGTCCAGCACCGTCGGCCTCGCCGGTCAGGTTGTTCACACAGAAACCACGGAGGTGATGTTGCTAGGAGACGGCATTATGGGGTTCGGCCTGCAGCTGCAGGGTGGAGTCTTCGCCACGGAAACGCTGTCCTCTCCGCCGCTCATCGCTTACATCGACCCAGACAGCCCAGCTGAAAG GTGTGGGATCCTGCAGATCGGGGACAGGATTTTATCCATAAATGGAGTTCCTACTGAGGACTCCACCCTAGAAGAAACCAATCAGCTGCTCAGAGACTCGTCCATCACGGCTCAGCTCACACTGGAGATCGAGTTTGATGTGGCCG AGTCGGTTATTCCCAGCTCTGGGACGTTCCACGTGAAGCTGCCGAAGAAGCCCGGGGTGGAGCTGGGAATCACCATCAGCT ctccGTCCAACAGGAAACCAGGAGATCCTCTGATCATCTCCGACATCAAGAAAGGCAGCGTCGCACACAG GACGGGGACGTTGGAGCTCGGAGACAAGCTGCTGGCCATCGACAACATCCGGGTGGAGAACTGCTCGATGGAGGAGGCTGTTCAGATCCTGCAGCAGTGTGAGGAGCTGGTCAAACTGAAGATCCGCAAAGACGAAGACAACTCAG ATGAACAGGAAGTGTCCGGCAGCATCATCTACACGGTGGAGCTGCAGCGGTACGGAGGCCCGCTGGGAATCACCATCTCCGGCACAGAGGAGCCGTTTGACCCCATTATCATCTCCTCACTGAGCAAGGGGGGGCTGGCAGAGAG GACCGGTGCCATCCATGTCGGCGATCGTATTCTGGCgatcaacagcagcagcctgaagGGGAAACCTCTGAGTGAAGCCATCAGTCTGCTGCAGCAGGCAGGAGAGACGGTCACACTGAAGATCAAGAAGCAGGGAGAAC TGTCAAGCCCCAAGTCCTGTGTGATTGGTCCAGGCCTGGGGTCAGGGGTGGGGCTAGGCCAGGAGAACCAGGATGGGGAGGAGGAGCCTGTCGTCATGGTCGCTCCTCGATCGAGTCAGCGAGCGTTCAGCACACTGCCATCTGTTGACAGCGCTGTGGAATCCTGGGACGGATCCAACGTGGACAGCAGCTTCACCACACCGG CGCCACCATTTCAGTCGTCCCCGTACAGTTTCCACGAGTGGCGCAACACCAAGACAACCAACAGCCAGTCATCATCCTCCAATCGCCAGAAAGCCAATCCGCTGTCAGATCTGGGTTTGAGTGATGACGAATGGGACCGCCCACCGCTCGGAGg GTTCACCGTGGGCCACGACGGGACAGAACCGGACCAGGAGGAGAACTTCTGGTCTCAGGCTCTTGAGGATCTGGAAACCTGCGGCCAGAGTGGCATCCTCAGAGAGCTGGAG GAGTCTGGAAAGGAGACGCGCCTCCCTACTCTG GCAACCATCATGTCAGGCTCCACTCTGAGTCTGAACCATGACCCCACACCCATGCGCAGCACTCTAGGACGCCAGGCGAGTTTCCAGGAACGCAGCAGTTCCAGACCACAG GTCACGCCTCGATCCAACACGTTGCCCTCTGACCCCCAGCGTCGAGCCTTTGCCATGAGGAAGATGAGGCAGGAAGTCAATGACATCCTAAACCAGAACCCTGTGGAGCTCCACAAG tTGACTCTAGAGAAGGCAACAGACCTGGAGGATTTTGGTTTCAGCGTTTCAGACGGTTTGTTGGACCGTGGCGTTTACATTAACAACATCCGACCGGGAGGCCCTGCAGAGCAGGGCGGCCTCCGAGCCTTTGACCGAATACTACAG ATTAACCACGTGCGAACCAGGGACTTTGACTGCTGCCTCGTTGTTCCTTTGATCGCAGAGTCTCCAAATCGATTGGAGCTCGTCATCAGTCGAaaccccacctcctcctccacgcTGGCCAATCACACAGATGGTACCACCAACAGTAGCCACTCCCCTCAGCCAGTTGGCAGTGAGCTGGGACCATCAGAGCTTTCTATTGGCCCAGGAGAGGATGGTGGTCCAATCAAGTGGAACCAACCAGGAGATGGGCTAGGGGTGGGGCTTGGGGTGGGGCTTGGGGTGAGTCAGGTGAATAATAGTTCCTTATAG
- the grip1 gene encoding glutamate receptor-interacting protein 1 isoform X6, with the protein MIAVSFKCRCQILRRVNKDEGPYTKHSAGSRPPDGALAIRRQSIPDEFRGCSVVELMKKEGTTLGLTVSGGIDKDGKPRVSNLRQGGIAARSDQLNVGDYIRSVNGINLAKFRHDEIISLLKNVGERVVLEVEYELPPVSVQGSGVMFKNVEVTLHKEGNSFGFVIRGGAHEDRNKSRPIVITTIRPGGPADREGTIKPGDRLLSIDGIRLHGSTLSEAMSILKQCGQEATLLIEYDVSVMDSVATASGPLLVEVAKATGSSLGVALSTSMFCNKQVIIIDKVKPASIADRCGALHAGDHILSVDGKSMEFCSLAEATQLLSASCQTVRMEILPQHQARPALNAPQHVKVQRSPRPLPWETGSSAPILPPYHYNTYHPDQSAGRSHNRHTNNPPLSHSFSPGSMSAYSLSSLNMSTLPRNMYPTSPRGTLMRKKGKKKDFKSSLSLASSTVGLAGQVVHTETTEVMLLGDGIMGFGLQLQGGVFATETLSSPPLIAYIDPDSPAERCGILQIGDRILSINGVPTEDSTLEETNQLLRDSSITAQLTLEIEFDVAESVIPSSGTFHVKLPKKPGVELGITISSPSNRKPGDPLIISDIKKGSVAHRTGTLELGDKLLAIDNIRVENCSMEEAVQILQQCEELVKLKIRKDEDNSDEQEVSGSIIYTVELQRYGGPLGITISGTEEPFDPIIISSLSKGGLAERTGAIHVGDRILAINSSSLKGKPLSEAISLLQQAGETVTLKIKKQGELSSPKSCVIGPGLGSGVGLGQENQDGEEEPVVMVAPRSSQRAFSTLPSVDSAVESWDGSNVDSSFTTPAPPFQSSPYSFHEWRNTKTTNSQSSSSNRQKANPLSDLGLSDDEWDRPPLGGFTVGHDGTEPDQEENFWSQALEDLETCGQSGILRELEATIMSGSTLSLNHDPTPMRSTLGRQASFQERSSSRPQVTPRSNTLPSDPQRRAFAMRKMRQEVNDILNQNPVELHKLTLEKATDLEDFGFSVSDGLLDRGVYINNIRPGGPAEQGGLRAFDRILQINHVRTRDFDCCLVVPLIAESPNRLELVISRNPTSSSTLANHTDGTTNSSHSPQPVGSELGPSELSIGPGEDGGPIKWNQPGDGLGVGLGVGLGVSQVNNSSL; encoded by the exons ATGATCGCCGTGTCGTTTAAATGTCGCTGCCAGATCCTGCGCAGGGTGAACAAAG ATGAGGGGCCATACACCAAACACTCTGCTGGGTCGAGACCTCCAGACGGAGCGTTGGCCATCAGGAGGCAGAGTATACCAG ACGAGTTTCGGGGCTGCTCTGTGGTGGAGCTGATGAAGAAAGAGGGCACGACGCTTGGACTGACGGTGTCAGGAGGCATCGACAAGGATGGGAAACCCCGGGTTTCAAACCTGCGACAGGGAGGCATCGCTGCCAG GAGCGACCAGTTGAACGTCGGCGACTACATCCGCTCCGTCAACGGCATCAACTTGGCCAAGTTCAGACACGACGAAATCATCAGTCTGCTGAAGAACGTTGGTGAGCGAGTTGTCCTGGAGGTGGAGTACGAACTGCCACCTGTCT CGGTGCAGGGGTCAGGGGTCATGTTTAAGAACGTGGAGGTTACGCTTCACAAAGAAGGAAACAGCTTCGGCTTTGTTATCAGAG GGGGGGCCCATGAAGACAGGAACAAGTCTCGGCCCATAGTAATAACAACAATCAGGCCAGGTGGACCGGCCGACAG AGAAGGGACCATCAAACCGGGCGATCGGTTGCTAAGCATCGACGGGATTCGTCTCCATGGCAGCACGCTGTCCGAGGCCATGAGCATCCTGAAACAGTGCGGACAGGAAGCGACGCTGCTGATTGAGTACGATGTCTCAGTGATGG ACTCGGTTGCTACGGCATCTGGACCACTGCTTGTTGAGGTTGCCAAAGCAACAGGCTCCAGTTTGGGCGTGGCTCTATCCACCTCCATGTTCTGCAACAAGCAGGTCATCATCATCGACAAGGTCAAACCAGCCAGCATCGCGGACAG gtgtggtGCTCTTCATGCAGGGGATCATATTCTGTCCGTCGATGGGAAGTCGATGGAGTTTTGTTCTCTGGCTGAAGCCACTCAGCTGCTCTCTGCCTCCTGTCAGACCGTCCGCATGGAGATCCTGCCACAACACCAGGCCCGACCGGCCCTGAACGCTCCACAGCACG tcaAGGTGCAGCGTAGTCCTCGTCCCCTCCCCTGGGAGACAGGAAGCTCCGCCCCCATCCTCCCCCCTTACCACTACAACACATACCACCCTGACCAATCAGCTGGCAGATCGCACAACCGCCATACAAACAACCCTC ctctcagTCACTCGTTCTCTCCTGGCTCCATGTCAGCTTATAGTCTCTCGTCCCTCAACATGAGCACCCTGCCCAGGAACATGTATCCCACAAGTCCACGGGGCACGCTGATGAGGAAGAAGGGCAAGAAGAAGGACTTCAAAAGCTCCT TGTCTCTTGCGTCCAGCACCGTCGGCCTCGCCGGTCAGGTTGTTCACACAGAAACCACGGAGGTGATGTTGCTAGGAGACGGCATTATGGGGTTCGGCCTGCAGCTGCAGGGTGGAGTCTTCGCCACGGAAACGCTGTCCTCTCCGCCGCTCATCGCTTACATCGACCCAGACAGCCCAGCTGAAAG GTGTGGGATCCTGCAGATCGGGGACAGGATTTTATCCATAAATGGAGTTCCTACTGAGGACTCCACCCTAGAAGAAACCAATCAGCTGCTCAGAGACTCGTCCATCACGGCTCAGCTCACACTGGAGATCGAGTTTGATGTGGCCG AGTCGGTTATTCCCAGCTCTGGGACGTTCCACGTGAAGCTGCCGAAGAAGCCCGGGGTGGAGCTGGGAATCACCATCAGCT ctccGTCCAACAGGAAACCAGGAGATCCTCTGATCATCTCCGACATCAAGAAAGGCAGCGTCGCACACAG GACGGGGACGTTGGAGCTCGGAGACAAGCTGCTGGCCATCGACAACATCCGGGTGGAGAACTGCTCGATGGAGGAGGCTGTTCAGATCCTGCAGCAGTGTGAGGAGCTGGTCAAACTGAAGATCCGCAAAGACGAAGACAACTCAG ATGAACAGGAAGTGTCCGGCAGCATCATCTACACGGTGGAGCTGCAGCGGTACGGAGGCCCGCTGGGAATCACCATCTCCGGCACAGAGGAGCCGTTTGACCCCATTATCATCTCCTCACTGAGCAAGGGGGGGCTGGCAGAGAG GACCGGTGCCATCCATGTCGGCGATCGTATTCTGGCgatcaacagcagcagcctgaagGGGAAACCTCTGAGTGAAGCCATCAGTCTGCTGCAGCAGGCAGGAGAGACGGTCACACTGAAGATCAAGAAGCAGGGAGAAC TGTCAAGCCCCAAGTCCTGTGTGATTGGTCCAGGCCTGGGGTCAGGGGTGGGGCTAGGCCAGGAGAACCAGGATGGGGAGGAGGAGCCTGTCGTCATGGTCGCTCCTCGATCGAGTCAGCGAGCGTTCAGCACACTGCCATCTGTTGACAGCGCTGTGGAATCCTGGGACGGATCCAACGTGGACAGCAGCTTCACCACACCGG CGCCACCATTTCAGTCGTCCCCGTACAGTTTCCACGAGTGGCGCAACACCAAGACAACCAACAGCCAGTCATCATCCTCCAATCGCCAGAAAGCCAATCCGCTGTCAGATCTGGGTTTGAGTGATGACGAATGGGACCGCCCACCGCTCGGAGg GTTCACCGTGGGCCACGACGGGACAGAACCGGACCAGGAGGAGAACTTCTGGTCTCAGGCTCTTGAGGATCTGGAAACCTGCGGCCAGAGTGGCATCCTCAGAGAGCTGGAG GCAACCATCATGTCAGGCTCCACTCTGAGTCTGAACCATGACCCCACACCCATGCGCAGCACTCTAGGACGCCAGGCGAGTTTCCAGGAACGCAGCAGTTCCAGACCACAG GTCACGCCTCGATCCAACACGTTGCCCTCTGACCCCCAGCGTCGAGCCTTTGCCATGAGGAAGATGAGGCAGGAAGTCAATGACATCCTAAACCAGAACCCTGTGGAGCTCCACAAG tTGACTCTAGAGAAGGCAACAGACCTGGAGGATTTTGGTTTCAGCGTTTCAGACGGTTTGTTGGACCGTGGCGTTTACATTAACAACATCCGACCGGGAGGCCCTGCAGAGCAGGGCGGCCTCCGAGCCTTTGACCGAATACTACAG ATTAACCACGTGCGAACCAGGGACTTTGACTGCTGCCTCGTTGTTCCTTTGATCGCAGAGTCTCCAAATCGATTGGAGCTCGTCATCAGTCGAaaccccacctcctcctccacgcTGGCCAATCACACAGATGGTACCACCAACAGTAGCCACTCCCCTCAGCCAGTTGGCAGTGAGCTGGGACCATCAGAGCTTTCTATTGGCCCAGGAGAGGATGGTGGTCCAATCAAGTGGAACCAACCAGGAGATGGGCTAGGGGTGGGGCTTGGGGTGGGGCTTGGGGTGAGTCAGGTGAATAATAGTTCCTTATAG